From Pongo pygmaeus isolate AG05252 chromosome 2, NHGRI_mPonPyg2-v2.0_pri, whole genome shotgun sequence, a single genomic window includes:
- the MST1R gene encoding macrophage-stimulating protein receptor isoform X1: MELLPPLPQSFLLLLLLPAEPAAGEDWQCPRTPYAASRDFDVKYVVPSFSAGGLVQAMVTYEGDRNESAVFVAIRNRLHVLGPDLKSVQSLATGPAGDPGCQTCAACGSGPHGPPGDTDTKVLVLEPALPALVSCGSSLQGRCFLHDLEPQGTAVHLAAPACLFSAHHNRPDDCPDCVASPLGTRVTVVEQGQASYFYVASSLDAAVAASFSPRSVSIRRLKADASGFAPGFVALSVLPKHLVSYSIEYVHSFHTGAFVYFLTVQPASVTDAPSALHTRLARLSATEPELGDYRELVLDCRFAPKRRRRGAPEGGQPYPVLRVAHSAPVGAQLATELSIAEGQEVLFGVFVAGKDGGPGVGPNSVVCAFPIDLLDTLIDEGVERCCESPVHPGLRRGLDFFQSPSFCPNLPGLEALSPNTSCRHFPLLVSSSFSRVDLFNGLLGPVQVTALYVTRLDNVTVAHMGTMDGRILQVELARSLNYLLYVSNFSLGDSGQPVQRDVSRLGDHLLFASGDQVFQVPIRGPGCRHFLTCGRCLRAQRFMGCGWCGNMCGQQKECPGSWQQDHCPPKLTEFHPHSGPLRGSTRLTLCGSNFYLHPSGLVPEGTHQVTVGQSPCWPLPKDSSKLRPVPRKDFVEEFECELEPLGTQAVGPTNVSLTVTNMPPGKHFRVDGTSVLRGFSFMEPVLIAVQPLFGPRAGGTCLTLEGQSLSVGTSRAVLVNGTECLLAQVSEGQLLCATPPGATVASVPLSLQVGGAQVPGSWTFHYREDPVVLSISPNCGYINSHITICGQHLTSAWHLVLSFHDGLRAVESRQCERQLPEQQLCRLPEYVVRDPQGWVAGNLSARGDGAAGFTLPGFRFLPPPHPPSANLVPLKPEEHAIKFEYIGLGAVADCVGINVTVGGESCQHEFRGDMVVCPLPPSLQLGQDGAPLQVCVDGECHILGRVVRPGPDGVPQSTLLSILLPLLLLVAALATALVFSYWWRRQQLVLPPNLNDLASLDQTAGATPLPILYSGSDYRSGLAFPATDGLDSTTCVHGASFSDSEDESCVPLLRKESIQLRDLDSALLAEVKDVLIPHERVVTHSDRVIGKGHFGVVYHGEYIDQAQNRIQCAIKSLSRITEMQQVEAFLREGLLMRGLNHPNVLALIGIMLPPEGLPHVLLPYMCHGDLLQFIRSPQRNPTVKDLISFGLQVAHGMEYLAEQKFVHRDLAARNCMLDKSFTVKVADFGLARDILDKEYYSVRQHRHARLPVKWMALESLQTYRFTTKSDVWSFGVLLWELLTRGAPPYPHIDPFDLTHFLARGRRLPQPEYCPDSLYQVMQQCWEADPAVRPTFGVLVGEVEQIVSALLGDHYVQLPATYMNLGPSTSHEMNVHPEQPQSSPMPGSARRPRPLSEPPRPT, encoded by the exons ATGGAGCTCCTCCCGCCACTGCCTCAGTCCttcctgttgctgctgctgttgcctgCCGAGCCTGCGGCGGGCGAGGACTGGCAGTGCCCGCGCACCCCCTACGCGGCCTCTCGCGACTTTGACGTGAAGTACGTGGTGCCCAGCTTCTCCGCCGGAGGCCTGGTACAGGCCATGGTGACCTACGAGGGCGACAGAAATGAGAGTGCTGTGTTTGTAGCCATACGCAATCGCCTGCATGTGCTTGGGCCTGACCTGAAGTCTGTCCAGAGCCTGGCCACGGGTCCTGCTGGGGACCCTGGCTGCCAGACGTGTGCAGCCTGTGGCTCAGGCCCCCACGGCCCTCCCGGTGACACAGACACAAAGGTGCTGGTGCTAGAGCCCGCGCTGCCTGCGCTGGTCAGTTGTGGCTCCAGCCTGCAGGGCCGCTGCTTCCTGCATGACCTAGAGCCCCAAGGGACAGCCGTGCATCTGGCAGCACCAGCCTGCCTCTTCTCAGCCCACCATAACCGGCCCGATGACTGCCCTGACTGTGTGGCCAGCCCATTGGGCACCCGTGTGACTGTGGTTGAGCAAGGCCAGGCCTCCTATTTCTACGTGGCATCCTCACTGGACGCAGCCGTGGCTGCCAGCTTCAGCCCACGCTCAGTGTCTATCAGGCGTCTCAAGGCTGACGCCTCGGGATTCGCACCGGGCTTTGTGGCGTTGTCAGTGCTGCCCAAGCATCTTGTCTCCTACAGTATTGAATACGTGCACAGCTTCCACACGGGAGCCTTCGTATACTTCCTGACTGTACAGCCGGCCAGCGTGACAGATGCTCCTAGTGCCCTGCACACACGCCTGGCACGGCTTAGCGCCACTGAGCCAGAGTTGGGTGACTATCGGGAGCTGGTCCTCGACTGCAGATTTGCTCCAAAACGCAGGCGCCGGGGGGCCCCAGAGGGCGGACAGCCCTACCCTGTGCTGCGGGTGGCCCACTCCGCTCCAGTGGGTGCCCAGCTTGCCACTGAGCTGAGCATCGCTGAGGGTCAGGAAGTGCTATTTGGGGTCTTTGTGGCTGGCAAGGATGGTGGTCCTGGCGTGGGCCCCAACTCTGTCGTCTGTGCCTTCCCCATTGACCTGCTGGACACACTAATTGATGAGGGTGTGGAACGCTGTTGTGAATCCCCAGTCCATCCAGGCCTCCGGCGAGGCCTCGACTTCTTCCAGTCGCCGAGTTTTTGCCCCAACCTG CCTGGCCTGGAGGCCCTCAGCCCCAACACCAGCTGCCGCCACTTCCCTCTGCTGGTCAGTAGCAGCTTCTCACGTGTGGACCTATTCAATGGGCTGTTGGGACCAGTACAGGTCACTGCATTGTATGTGACACGCCTTGACAACGTCACAGTGGCGCACATGGGCACGATGGATGGGCGTATCCTGCAG GTGGAGCTGGCCAGGTCACTCAACTACTTGCTGTATGTGTCCAACTTCTCACTGGGTGACAGTGGGCAGCCCGTGCAGCGGGATGTCAGTCGTCTCGGGGACCACCTACTCTTCGCCTCTGGGGACCAG GTTTTCCAGGTACCTATCCGAGGCCCTGGCTGCCGCCACTTCCTCACCTGTGGGCGTTGCCTAAGGGCACAGCGTTTCATGGGCTGTGGCTGGTGTGGGAACATGTGTGGCCAGCAGAAGGAGTGTCCTGGCTCCTGGCAACAGGACCACTGCCCACCTAAGCTTACTGAG TTCCACCCCCACAGTGGACCTCTAAGGGGCAGTACAAGGCTGACCCTGTGTGGCTCCAACTTCTACCTGCACCCTTCTGGTCTGGTGCCTGAGGGAACCCATCAGGTCACTGTGGGCCAAAGTCCCTGCTGGCCACTGCCCAAGGACAGCTCAAAACTCAG ACCAGTGCCCCGGAAAGACTTTGTAGAGGAGTTTGAGTGTGAACTGGAGCCCTTGGGCACCCAGGCAGTGGGGCCTACCAACGTCAGCCTCACCGTGACTAACATGCCACCGGGCAAGCACTTCCGGGTAGACGGCACCTCCGTGCTGAGAGGCTTCTCTTTCATG GAGCCAGTGCTGATAGCAGTGCAACCCCTCTTTGGCCCACGGGCAGGAGGCACCTGTCTCACTCTTGAAGGCCAGAGTCTGTCTGTAGGCACCAGCCGGGCTGTGCTGGTCAATGGGACTGAGTGTCTGCTAGCACA GGTCAGTGAGGGGCAGCTTTTATGTGCCACACCCCCTGGGGCCACAGTGGCCAGTGTCCCCCTTAGCCTGCAGGTGGGGGGTGCCCAGGTACCTGGTTCCTGGACCTTCCACTACAGAGAAGACCCTGTCGTGCTAAGCATCAGCCCCAACTGTGGCTACAT CAACTCCCACATCACCATCTGTGGCCAGCATCTAACTTCAGCATGGCACTTAGTGCTGTCATTCCATGATGGGCTTAGGGCAGTGGAAAGCAGG CAGTGTGAGAGGCAGCTTCCAGAGCAGCAGCTGTGCCGCCTTCCTGAATATGTGGTCCGAGACCCCCAGGGATGGGTGGCAGGGAATCTGAGTGCCCGGGGGGATGGAGCTGCTGGCTTTACACTGCCTGGCTTTCGCTtcctacccccaccccatccaCCCAGTGCCAACCTAGTTCCACTGAAGCCTGAGGAGCATGCCATTAAGTTCGAG TATAttgggctgggcgctgtggctgaCTGCGTGGGTATCAACGTGACCGTGGGTGGTGAGAGCTGCCAGCACGAGTTCCGGGGGGACATGGTTgtctgccccctgcccccatccctgcAGCTTGGCCAGGATGGTGCCCCATTGCAG GTCTGCGTGGATGGTGAATGTCATATCCTGGGTAGAGTGGTGCGGCCAGGGCCAGACGGGGTCCCACAGAGCACACTCCTTAGTATCCTGCTGCCTTTGCTGCTGCTTGTGGCCGCACTGGCGACTGCACTGGTCTTCAGCTACTGGTGGAGGAGGCAGCAGCTAG TTCTTCCTCCCAACCTGAATGACCTGGCATCCCTGGACCAGACTGCTGGAGCCACACCCCTGCCTATTCTGTACTCAGGCTCTGACTACAGAAGTGGCCTTG CATTCCCTGCCACTGATGGTCTGGATTCCACCACTTGTGTCCATGGAGCATCCTTCTCTGATAGTGAAGATGAATCCTGTGTCCCACTGCTGCGGAAAGAGTCCATCCAGCTAAGGGACCTGGACTCTGCGCTCTTGGCTGAGGTCAAGGATGTGCTGATTCCCCATGAGCGGGTGGTCACCCACAGTGACCGAGTCATTGGCAAAG GCCACTTTGGAGTTGTCTACCACGGAGAATACATAGACCAGGCCCAGAATCGAATCCAATGTGCCATCAAGTCACTAAGTC GCATCACAGAGATGCAGCAGGTGGAGGCCTTCCTGCGAGAGGGGCTGCTCATGCGTGGCCTGAACCACCCGAATGTGCTGGCTCTCATTGGTATCATGTTGCCACCTGAGGGCCTGCCCCATGTGCTGCTGCCCTATATGTGCCACGGTGACCTGCTCCAGTTCATCCGCTCACCTCAGCGG AACCCCACCGTGAAGGACCTCATCAGCTTTGGCCTGCAGGTAGCCCACGGCATGGAGTACCTGGCAGAGCAGAAGTTTGTGCACAGGGACCTGGCTGCGCGGAACTGCAT GCTGGACAAGTCATTCACAGTCAAGGTGGCTGACTTTGGTTTGGCCCGTGACATCCTGGACAAGGAGTACTATAGTGTTCGACAGCATCGCCACGCTCGCCTACCTGTGAAGTGGATGGCGCTGGAGAGCCTGCAGACCTATAGATTTACCACCAAGTCTGATGTG TGGTCATTTGGTGTGCTGCTGTGGGAACTGCTGACACGGGGTGCCCCACCATACCCCCACATCGACCCTTTTGACCTTACCCACTTCCTGGCCCGGGGTCGGCGCCTGCCCCAGCCTGAGTATTGCCCTGATTCTCT GTACCAAGTGATGCAGCAATGCTGGGAGGCGGACCCAGCAGTGCGACCCACCTTCGGAGTACTAGTTGGGGAAGTGGAGCAGATAGTGTCTGCACTGCTTGGGGACCATTATGTGCAGCTGCCAGCAACCTACATGAACTTGGGCCCCAGCACCTCACATGAGATGAATGTGCATCCAGAACAGCCGCAGTCCTCACCCATGCCAGGGAGTGCACGCCGGCCCCGGCCACTCTCAGAGCCTCCTCGGCCCACTTGA
- the MST1R gene encoding macrophage-stimulating protein receptor isoform X3, producing the protein MELLPPLPQSFLLLLLLPAEPAAGEDWQCPRTPYAASRDFDVKYVVPSFSAGGLVQAMVTYEGDRNESAVFVAIRNRLHVLGPDLKSVQSLATGPAGDPGCQTCAACGSGPHGPPGDTDTKVLVLEPALPALVSCGSSLQGRCFLHDLEPQGTAVHLAAPACLFSAHHNRPDDCPDCVASPLGTRVTVVEQGQASYFYVASSLDAAVAASFSPRSVSIRRLKADASGFAPGFVALSVLPKHLVSYSIEYVHSFHTGAFVYFLTVQPASVTDAPSALHTRLARLSATEPELGDYRELVLDCRFAPKRRRRGAPEGGQPYPVLRVAHSAPVGAQLATELSIAEGQEVLFGVFVAGKDGGPGVGPNSVVCAFPIDLLDTLIDEGVERCCESPVHPGLRRGLDFFQSPSFCPNLPGLEALSPNTSCRHFPLLVSSSFSRVDLFNGLLGPVQVTALYVTRLDNVTVAHMGTMDGRILQVELARSLNYLLYVSNFSLGDSGQPVQRDVSRLGDHLLFASGDQVFQVPIRGPGCRHFLTCGRCLRAQRFMGCGWCGNMCGQQKECPGSWQQDHCPPKLTEFHPHSGPLRGSTRLTLCGSNFYLHPSGLVPEGTHQVTVGQSPCWPLPKDSSKLRPVPRKDFVEEFECELEPLGTQAVGPTNVSLTVTNMPPGKHFRVDGTSVLRGFSFMEPVLIAVQPLFGPRAGGTCLTLEGQSLSVGTSRAVLVNGTECLLAQVSEGQLLCATPPGATVASVPLSLQVGGAQVPGSWTFHYREDPVVLSISPNCGYINSHITICGQHLTSAWHLVLSFHDGLRAVESRQCERQLPEQQLCRLPEYVVRDPQGWVAGNLSARGDGAAGFTLPGFRFLPPPHPPSANLVPLKPEEHAIKFEYIGLGAVADCVGINVTVGGESCQHEFRGDMVVCPLPPSLQLGQDGAPLQVCVDGECHILGRVVRPGPDGVPQSTLLSILLPLLLLVAALATALVFSYWWRRQQLVLPPNLNDLASLDQTAGATPLPILYSGSDYRSGLGHFGVVYHGEYIDQAQNRIQCAIKSLSRITEMQQVEAFLREGLLMRGLNHPNVLALIGIMLPPEGLPHVLLPYMCHGDLLQFIRSPQRNPTVKDLISFGLQVAHGMEYLAEQKFVHRDLAARNCMLDKSFTVKVADFGLARDILDKEYYSVRQHRHARLPVKWMALESLQTYRFTTKSDVWSFGVLLWELLTRGAPPYPHIDPFDLTHFLARGRRLPQPEYCPDSLYQVMQQCWEADPAVRPTFGVLVGEVEQIVSALLGDHYVQLPATYMNLGPSTSHEMNVHPEQPQSSPMPGSARRPRPLSEPPRPT; encoded by the exons ATGGAGCTCCTCCCGCCACTGCCTCAGTCCttcctgttgctgctgctgttgcctgCCGAGCCTGCGGCGGGCGAGGACTGGCAGTGCCCGCGCACCCCCTACGCGGCCTCTCGCGACTTTGACGTGAAGTACGTGGTGCCCAGCTTCTCCGCCGGAGGCCTGGTACAGGCCATGGTGACCTACGAGGGCGACAGAAATGAGAGTGCTGTGTTTGTAGCCATACGCAATCGCCTGCATGTGCTTGGGCCTGACCTGAAGTCTGTCCAGAGCCTGGCCACGGGTCCTGCTGGGGACCCTGGCTGCCAGACGTGTGCAGCCTGTGGCTCAGGCCCCCACGGCCCTCCCGGTGACACAGACACAAAGGTGCTGGTGCTAGAGCCCGCGCTGCCTGCGCTGGTCAGTTGTGGCTCCAGCCTGCAGGGCCGCTGCTTCCTGCATGACCTAGAGCCCCAAGGGACAGCCGTGCATCTGGCAGCACCAGCCTGCCTCTTCTCAGCCCACCATAACCGGCCCGATGACTGCCCTGACTGTGTGGCCAGCCCATTGGGCACCCGTGTGACTGTGGTTGAGCAAGGCCAGGCCTCCTATTTCTACGTGGCATCCTCACTGGACGCAGCCGTGGCTGCCAGCTTCAGCCCACGCTCAGTGTCTATCAGGCGTCTCAAGGCTGACGCCTCGGGATTCGCACCGGGCTTTGTGGCGTTGTCAGTGCTGCCCAAGCATCTTGTCTCCTACAGTATTGAATACGTGCACAGCTTCCACACGGGAGCCTTCGTATACTTCCTGACTGTACAGCCGGCCAGCGTGACAGATGCTCCTAGTGCCCTGCACACACGCCTGGCACGGCTTAGCGCCACTGAGCCAGAGTTGGGTGACTATCGGGAGCTGGTCCTCGACTGCAGATTTGCTCCAAAACGCAGGCGCCGGGGGGCCCCAGAGGGCGGACAGCCCTACCCTGTGCTGCGGGTGGCCCACTCCGCTCCAGTGGGTGCCCAGCTTGCCACTGAGCTGAGCATCGCTGAGGGTCAGGAAGTGCTATTTGGGGTCTTTGTGGCTGGCAAGGATGGTGGTCCTGGCGTGGGCCCCAACTCTGTCGTCTGTGCCTTCCCCATTGACCTGCTGGACACACTAATTGATGAGGGTGTGGAACGCTGTTGTGAATCCCCAGTCCATCCAGGCCTCCGGCGAGGCCTCGACTTCTTCCAGTCGCCGAGTTTTTGCCCCAACCTG CCTGGCCTGGAGGCCCTCAGCCCCAACACCAGCTGCCGCCACTTCCCTCTGCTGGTCAGTAGCAGCTTCTCACGTGTGGACCTATTCAATGGGCTGTTGGGACCAGTACAGGTCACTGCATTGTATGTGACACGCCTTGACAACGTCACAGTGGCGCACATGGGCACGATGGATGGGCGTATCCTGCAG GTGGAGCTGGCCAGGTCACTCAACTACTTGCTGTATGTGTCCAACTTCTCACTGGGTGACAGTGGGCAGCCCGTGCAGCGGGATGTCAGTCGTCTCGGGGACCACCTACTCTTCGCCTCTGGGGACCAG GTTTTCCAGGTACCTATCCGAGGCCCTGGCTGCCGCCACTTCCTCACCTGTGGGCGTTGCCTAAGGGCACAGCGTTTCATGGGCTGTGGCTGGTGTGGGAACATGTGTGGCCAGCAGAAGGAGTGTCCTGGCTCCTGGCAACAGGACCACTGCCCACCTAAGCTTACTGAG TTCCACCCCCACAGTGGACCTCTAAGGGGCAGTACAAGGCTGACCCTGTGTGGCTCCAACTTCTACCTGCACCCTTCTGGTCTGGTGCCTGAGGGAACCCATCAGGTCACTGTGGGCCAAAGTCCCTGCTGGCCACTGCCCAAGGACAGCTCAAAACTCAG ACCAGTGCCCCGGAAAGACTTTGTAGAGGAGTTTGAGTGTGAACTGGAGCCCTTGGGCACCCAGGCAGTGGGGCCTACCAACGTCAGCCTCACCGTGACTAACATGCCACCGGGCAAGCACTTCCGGGTAGACGGCACCTCCGTGCTGAGAGGCTTCTCTTTCATG GAGCCAGTGCTGATAGCAGTGCAACCCCTCTTTGGCCCACGGGCAGGAGGCACCTGTCTCACTCTTGAAGGCCAGAGTCTGTCTGTAGGCACCAGCCGGGCTGTGCTGGTCAATGGGACTGAGTGTCTGCTAGCACA GGTCAGTGAGGGGCAGCTTTTATGTGCCACACCCCCTGGGGCCACAGTGGCCAGTGTCCCCCTTAGCCTGCAGGTGGGGGGTGCCCAGGTACCTGGTTCCTGGACCTTCCACTACAGAGAAGACCCTGTCGTGCTAAGCATCAGCCCCAACTGTGGCTACAT CAACTCCCACATCACCATCTGTGGCCAGCATCTAACTTCAGCATGGCACTTAGTGCTGTCATTCCATGATGGGCTTAGGGCAGTGGAAAGCAGG CAGTGTGAGAGGCAGCTTCCAGAGCAGCAGCTGTGCCGCCTTCCTGAATATGTGGTCCGAGACCCCCAGGGATGGGTGGCAGGGAATCTGAGTGCCCGGGGGGATGGAGCTGCTGGCTTTACACTGCCTGGCTTTCGCTtcctacccccaccccatccaCCCAGTGCCAACCTAGTTCCACTGAAGCCTGAGGAGCATGCCATTAAGTTCGAG TATAttgggctgggcgctgtggctgaCTGCGTGGGTATCAACGTGACCGTGGGTGGTGAGAGCTGCCAGCACGAGTTCCGGGGGGACATGGTTgtctgccccctgcccccatccctgcAGCTTGGCCAGGATGGTGCCCCATTGCAG GTCTGCGTGGATGGTGAATGTCATATCCTGGGTAGAGTGGTGCGGCCAGGGCCAGACGGGGTCCCACAGAGCACACTCCTTAGTATCCTGCTGCCTTTGCTGCTGCTTGTGGCCGCACTGGCGACTGCACTGGTCTTCAGCTACTGGTGGAGGAGGCAGCAGCTAG TTCTTCCTCCCAACCTGAATGACCTGGCATCCCTGGACCAGACTGCTGGAGCCACACCCCTGCCTATTCTGTACTCAGGCTCTGACTACAGAAGTGGCCTTG GCCACTTTGGAGTTGTCTACCACGGAGAATACATAGACCAGGCCCAGAATCGAATCCAATGTGCCATCAAGTCACTAAGTC GCATCACAGAGATGCAGCAGGTGGAGGCCTTCCTGCGAGAGGGGCTGCTCATGCGTGGCCTGAACCACCCGAATGTGCTGGCTCTCATTGGTATCATGTTGCCACCTGAGGGCCTGCCCCATGTGCTGCTGCCCTATATGTGCCACGGTGACCTGCTCCAGTTCATCCGCTCACCTCAGCGG AACCCCACCGTGAAGGACCTCATCAGCTTTGGCCTGCAGGTAGCCCACGGCATGGAGTACCTGGCAGAGCAGAAGTTTGTGCACAGGGACCTGGCTGCGCGGAACTGCAT GCTGGACAAGTCATTCACAGTCAAGGTGGCTGACTTTGGTTTGGCCCGTGACATCCTGGACAAGGAGTACTATAGTGTTCGACAGCATCGCCACGCTCGCCTACCTGTGAAGTGGATGGCGCTGGAGAGCCTGCAGACCTATAGATTTACCACCAAGTCTGATGTG TGGTCATTTGGTGTGCTGCTGTGGGAACTGCTGACACGGGGTGCCCCACCATACCCCCACATCGACCCTTTTGACCTTACCCACTTCCTGGCCCGGGGTCGGCGCCTGCCCCAGCCTGAGTATTGCCCTGATTCTCT GTACCAAGTGATGCAGCAATGCTGGGAGGCGGACCCAGCAGTGCGACCCACCTTCGGAGTACTAGTTGGGGAAGTGGAGCAGATAGTGTCTGCACTGCTTGGGGACCATTATGTGCAGCTGCCAGCAACCTACATGAACTTGGGCCCCAGCACCTCACATGAGATGAATGTGCATCCAGAACAGCCGCAGTCCTCACCCATGCCAGGGAGTGCACGCCGGCCCCGGCCACTCTCAGAGCCTCCTCGGCCCACTTGA